The window AGGAGATGCCGAAGAAGGTCAGCACCACCGAGGTGGCGACGGTGAGATGGAAGTGGCCGACGACCCACAGCGTGTTGTGGACGACCGCGTTCAACTGGTTGGAGGCGTTGATGATCCCGCCGAGACCTGCCGGAATGAACATCAGCATCCCGACCATCGGGGCGAAGAAGCGGACATCTTTCCACGGCAGTTTGGTAAACCAGCCGAACAAGCTCTTCGCGCCTTTGCGGCGGCCGGCGGTCTCAAAGACGGCAAACATCGAGAACGCGGTGAGCAGGGACGGGACGACGACGGCGAGCGTGAGGATGACGTGGATAAACTTCCATTTTTCCGAGATGCCCGGCTCCATCAGCTGATGGTGGAACCCGACCGGGATCGAGAACAGGACGAGCAGGATAAAGGCGAGACGGGCCAGCGAGTCGGAGAACACTTTGCCGCCGATGATCTTCGGAATGCAGACATACCAGGCGATGTACGCCGGCATCAGCCAGAAGTAGACCAGCGGATGGCCGAAGAACCAGAACAGCATGCGGGAGAGCAGGATGTTGACATCTGCCACCCAGCCGAACGACCACGGGATGAGCTGGAACAGCACCATCGCGGCGAGTCCGGAAGTTGCGATCAGCCAGAGCACGAGCGTGGCGACCGTCATGAAGGCGAACAGCGGCGAGATTTTGCCCGGGTTGTGTTTGCGCCATTTGGCATAGTTGACGAGCATGCCGAGCGCGGCGACCCAGGTGCCGACGACGAGCAGCGCGGCGCCGACGTAGAACCACGGCGTTGCTTTCAGCGGTGCATAGAAGGTGTAGAGAACCGATGCGTCGTTGAGCAGGATGGCTGCGGTCGCCATCGCGGTGCCGAAGAACATCATCGCCCAGCCGATCCAGCCCGCATTGAAGGAAAAGTTGCTCAGGCCGCCGGTGGTTTTGGACATACCGGAATACAGAAAGCCGATAATAAAGAAGGTCGTAAAGATCAGTGCCATCAGAACGCCATGGGCGGTCAGGATTTGATAATAGTTAAGCCAATCGGGAAGCTCGATCACGCCGCCGCGCACCAAGCCTTGCAAGAGGCCGGCGATCGCGCCGATGCCAAAGGCGAGGAATGCGATCACGAGGTAGGCGAGGCTCATGTTGGCGTCGCGCTTCGGAATTGCTGTCGTTTGCATTGTGGTTCACATCCTTTGCT of the Tumebacillus sp. BK434 genome contains:
- a CDS encoding b(o/a)3-type cytochrome-c oxidase subunit 1, which gives rise to MQTTAIPKRDANMSLAYLVIAFLAFGIGAIAGLLQGLVRGGVIELPDWLNYYQILTAHGVLMALIFTTFFIIGFLYSGMSKTTGGLSNFSFNAGWIGWAMMFFGTAMATAAILLNDASVLYTFYAPLKATPWFYVGAALLVVGTWVAALGMLVNYAKWRKHNPGKISPLFAFMTVATLVLWLIATSGLAAMVLFQLIPWSFGWVADVNILLSRMLFWFFGHPLVYFWLMPAYIAWYVCIPKIIGGKVFSDSLARLAFILLVLFSIPVGFHHQLMEPGISEKWKFIHVILTLAVVVPSLLTAFSMFAVFETAGRRKGAKSLFGWFTKLPWKDVRFFAPMVGMLMFIPAGLGGIINASNQLNAVVHNTLWVVGHFHLTVATSVVLTFFGISYWLVPALTGRKLTKWVNRLGILQTLIWTVGMSFMSGAMHTVGLQGAPRRTDFTTYLDSVLGLSWMPYYKVMAFGGALLFIGGLLMIGLFLYMLCFAPKGQEEFPIAELGDNHEPTPRILERWRIWIAVSAVLILLAYGYPIYNVIQDPAPGAPPMRTW